The genome window GGTCGTTTTAGAGAACTTCAGAAATTTGCTCAGTTTATTGAAAGCAGTAGCATCCAAAATGGCATCGCAGGATGGTGAAAAGTTGGTAATACTGTTTGTAAGGGCTATCCCAGCATCACTTTGGCGCAGGGCACCGGCATCGTTCAGGCCGTCACCCACCATCATTACCTGATGGTGCTGGTTTTTAAGCTGTTGTATATATTCCAGTTTCTGAACCGGGCTTTGGTTAAAATTAAGTTCAGCAGAAGTACCCAATAGTTCTTTCAGCCTAGCTTCTTCGTGGTTGTTGTCCCCTGAAAGTACTGCCAGTTTTTTATCATTCAGCTCTTTCAGAATATCTTTCAAGCCCTGGCGGTACACGTTATAGAAAGTATAGTAGCCAAGTATAACTCCATTAATGGATACATAAACTGTTGTCTTAAGTGTATCTTTAACAGCATCCACATTAACTCCTATATATGAGGCAGATCCGACCCGAACTATACTTCCGTTTACTTCTCCAATCAATCCTTTCCCGGTAAACTCCTGAAAGTTGAGTATCTCTGTCGTTTCACCTTTCAGGCTCAGGAAAATGCGCTGGCTAAGTGGGTGCGTAGAGTGGCTTAAAACAGATTTTATACTTTGCTCCTGCGCTGCTGTCAGTGCTTTTCCCTTATAGGTAAGTTCAGCAGCGCTTGGCTCCGTAAGTGTACCGGTCTTATCGAAAACAACGGTATCTATTTTGGCCAGCGTTTCTACTACAGCCGTATTTTTAAGGTAAAACTTGTTCTTCCCAAATATCCTTAAGGTATGGCCATGCACAAATGGTGTAGCCAGAGAAAGTGCACATGGGCAGGCGATGATCAGTACCGATATGAAGGCTTTCATGGCCATATCCATGTCGCGGGGCACCCAGTAAATAAGCGCACCTGCAGCAACTATTAGTGTAACTATAATGAACCATTTACCTGCAACGTTGGCATAGGTGCCTACACTCTGCTCTTCGTTCTTCGAGAAAACACTGTCGTTCCAGAGCTGGGTCAGGTAACCCTGCGATACTTCTTTTACCACTTCCAGTTCTATACTTTCACCAACCTGGCGGCCACCGGCATAGATCACTTCGCCCATCACCTTCTCTACCGGTTCAGATTCCCCACTCACGAAACTATAGTCTATCATAGCCTGACCACGCAATAGTATAGCATCGGCTGGTATGAGCTCCTGGTTACGGATACGGATGCGATCCCCAACTTTCAGGTTACGAACAGCTACAGCTTCTTCCTCGCTATTCTCTTTCAGCACTGTTACCGATACCGGGAAATAGGAAGTATAATCTCTGTCGAAGGAAAGGGTGTCGTAGGTTTTCTGCTGGAAGTATTTACCGATCAGCATAAAGAAAACCAGCCCGGTAAACGAATCGAAGTAGCCCGGGCCAGTGCCGGTTGTAACCTGGTAGATACTAACCAAGAACAATGCAAGCAAACCTGTAGCAATTGGCAAATCGATGTTGACCATGCGCTGCTTTATACCTTCTAAAGCCGAAGTAAAGAACCCACGCGCGCTGTATACAAAAACCGGAATTGCCAGCAGAAAGCTCAGGTATCCGAAGAAAGAACCAAAAGTGCGCTGCAAACCGCCTGTTATAGCCAGGTAATCCGGGAAAGCCAGCAGCATGACATTACCAAAGCAAAAACCCGCAATACCTAGTTTGTAAATGATCGCACGGTTTGGCTTGGAAGTTTTTTTTCCGTCAGTGTCAGCCAGCGTAATTTCAGGCTCGTAGCCGATCCGGGCTAACAAGGTAACCACCTCACGCAGGTTTGTCTTCTGATGAAAATAGGTCAGCGATACTTCTTTGCGCAGGAAATTTACAGTAGATTCAGAAATGCCCGGATTTAGCTTGAACAGATTTTCCAACAACCAGATACAGGAGCTGCAGTGCATCTGTGGGGCATAAAACGTGATCTTGCAGATATTATCGTCTTTAAAACTGATCAGTTGGGCTTCTACACCGGCATCGTCGAGGTAAGCAAAACGTGCTTCTGAAACTGGTTTTTTGCCTGTTATGCCCGGGTTTTCCTCCAGGTTATAATAGTTGCAGAGATTATTTTCCTCTAAAAGTTCGTAAACGGTCTTGCAGCCGGAGCAGCAAAAAGCTTTATCGTCGGCTATAATTAATTCATCCACGCAGGAGTCCCCGCAATGGTA of Pontibacter deserti contains these proteins:
- a CDS encoding heavy metal translocating P-type ATPase, which produces MEAALQTNVHTCYHCGDSCVDELIIADDKAFCCSGCKTVYELLEENNLCNYYNLEENPGITGKKPVSEARFAYLDDAGVEAQLISFKDDNICKITFYAPQMHCSSCIWLLENLFKLNPGISESTVNFLRKEVSLTYFHQKTNLREVVTLLARIGYEPEITLADTDGKKTSKPNRAIIYKLGIAGFCFGNVMLLAFPDYLAITGGLQRTFGSFFGYLSFLLAIPVFVYSARGFFTSALEGIKQRMVNIDLPIATGLLALFLVSIYQVTTGTGPGYFDSFTGLVFFMLIGKYFQQKTYDTLSFDRDYTSYFPVSVTVLKENSEEEAVAVRNLKVGDRIRIRNQELIPADAILLRGQAMIDYSFVSGESEPVEKVMGEVIYAGGRQVGESIELEVVKEVSQGYLTQLWNDSVFSKNEEQSVGTYANVAGKWFIIVTLIVAAGALIYWVPRDMDMAMKAFISVLIIACPCALSLATPFVHGHTLRIFGKNKFYLKNTAVVETLAKIDTVVFDKTGTLTEPSAAELTYKGKALTAAQEQSIKSVLSHSTHPLSQRIFLSLKGETTEILNFQEFTGKGLIGEVNGSIVRVGSASYIGVNVDAVKDTLKTTVYVSINGVILGYYTFYNVYRQGLKDILKELNDKKLAVLSGDNNHEEARLKELLGTSAELNFNQSPVQKLEYIQQLKNQHHQVMMVGDGLNDAGALRQSDAGIALTNSITNFSPSCDAILDATAFNKLSKFLKFSKTTMRIILATFAVSLVYNVIGLTLAVQGLFSPIVSAILMPISSLSVIVFATISVNIAAKRAGL